From one Sus scrofa isolate TJ Tabasco breed Duroc chromosome 9, Sscrofa11.1, whole genome shotgun sequence genomic stretch:
- the LOC100511275 gene encoding major histocompatibility complex class I-related gene protein isoform X3, whose amino-acid sequence MLPLITVLTVKHSDARTHSLRYFRLGISDPGHEMPEFISVGYVDSYPITTYDSVSRQKEPRAPWMAENLEPDHWERYTQLLRGWQQTFKAELKQLQRHYNHSGLHTYQRMIGCELLEDGSTTGFLQYAYDGQDFIIFNKDTLSWMAVDNVAHITKQAWEANWHELQYQKNWLEQECVAWLRRFLEYGKDTLQRTEPPLVRVYHKETVPGITTLYCRAHGFYPPEISMTWMKNEEEMVQEMDYGDILPSGDGTYQTWVSVELDSQSSDVYSCHVKHCGVHTVLQGARELETMLLVLKAGAGFIVPAIALAGVGILAWRRRPRGQRKMFLASNFHP is encoded by the exons GGACTCACTCTCTGAGATATTTTCGCCTGGGCATTTCGGATCCTGGCCATGAGATGCCTGAATTTATTTCAGTTGGGTACGTGGATTCTTACCCCATCACCACGTATGACAGTGTCTCTCGGCAGAAGGAGCCGCGGGCCCCGTGGATGGCGGAGAACCTGGAGCCCGATCACTGGGAGAGGTATACGCAGCTGCTGCGGGGCTGGCAGCAGACGTTCAAGGCGGAACTGAAGCAGCTGCAGCGTCACTACAATCACTCAG GGCTTCACACTTACCAGAGAATGATTGGCTGTGAGTTGCTGGAGGATGGGAGCACCACAGGATTTCTCCAATATGCATATGATGGGCAGGATTTCATTATCTTCAACAAAGATACGCTCTCCTGGATGGCTGTGGATAATGTGGCTCACATCACCAAGCAGGCATGGGAGGCCAATTGGCATGAGTTACAGTATCAGAAGAACTGGCTGGAACAAGAATGTGTTGCCTGGTTAAGGAGATTTCTGGAGTACGGGAAAGATACCCTACAAAGGACAG AACCCCCACTGGTTAGAGTCTATCACAAAGAAACTGTTCCAGGGATCACAACTCTTTACTGCAGAGCTCATGGATTTTACCCCCCAGAAATTTCCATGACATGGATGAAAAACGAGGAAGAAATGGTCCAAGAAATGGATTATGGAGACATTCTTCCCAGTGGGGATGGGACCTATCAGACATGGGTGTCAGTTGAGCTGGATTCTCAGAGCAGCGACGTGTACTCGTGTCACGTGAAGCACTGCGGGGTCCACACGGTTCTTCAGGGTGCCCGGG AATTGGAAACTATGCTTCTGGTGCTGAAAGCTGGTGCTGGATTCATTGTCCCAGCCATTGCCCTGGCTGGAGTTGGCATTCTGGCCTGGAGAAGGAGGCCCCGAG GACAAAGAAAGATGTTCCTGGCCTCCAACTTTCATCCCTGA
- the LOC100511275 gene encoding major histocompatibility complex class I-related gene protein isoform X1: MLPLITVLTVKHSDARTHSLRYFRLGISDPGHEMPEFISVGYVDSYPITTYDSVSRQKEPRAPWMAENLEPDHWERYTQLLRGWQQTFKAELKQLQRHYNHSGLHTYQRMIGCELLEDGSTTGFLQYAYDGQDFIIFNKDTLSWMAVDNVAHITKQAWEANWHELQYQKNWLEQECVAWLRRFLEYGKDTLQRTEPPLVRVYHKETVPGITTLYCRAHGFYPPEISMTWMKNEEEMVQEMDYGDILPSGDGTYQTWVSVELDSQSSDVYSCHVKHCGVHTVLQGARELETMLLVLKAGAGFIVPAIALAGVGILAWRRRPREQNGIIYLPTPAHDGR; the protein is encoded by the exons GGACTCACTCTCTGAGATATTTTCGCCTGGGCATTTCGGATCCTGGCCATGAGATGCCTGAATTTATTTCAGTTGGGTACGTGGATTCTTACCCCATCACCACGTATGACAGTGTCTCTCGGCAGAAGGAGCCGCGGGCCCCGTGGATGGCGGAGAACCTGGAGCCCGATCACTGGGAGAGGTATACGCAGCTGCTGCGGGGCTGGCAGCAGACGTTCAAGGCGGAACTGAAGCAGCTGCAGCGTCACTACAATCACTCAG GGCTTCACACTTACCAGAGAATGATTGGCTGTGAGTTGCTGGAGGATGGGAGCACCACAGGATTTCTCCAATATGCATATGATGGGCAGGATTTCATTATCTTCAACAAAGATACGCTCTCCTGGATGGCTGTGGATAATGTGGCTCACATCACCAAGCAGGCATGGGAGGCCAATTGGCATGAGTTACAGTATCAGAAGAACTGGCTGGAACAAGAATGTGTTGCCTGGTTAAGGAGATTTCTGGAGTACGGGAAAGATACCCTACAAAGGACAG AACCCCCACTGGTTAGAGTCTATCACAAAGAAACTGTTCCAGGGATCACAACTCTTTACTGCAGAGCTCATGGATTTTACCCCCCAGAAATTTCCATGACATGGATGAAAAACGAGGAAGAAATGGTCCAAGAAATGGATTATGGAGACATTCTTCCCAGTGGGGATGGGACCTATCAGACATGGGTGTCAGTTGAGCTGGATTCTCAGAGCAGCGACGTGTACTCGTGTCACGTGAAGCACTGCGGGGTCCACACGGTTCTTCAGGGTGCCCGGG AATTGGAAACTATGCTTCTGGTGCTGAAAGCTGGTGCTGGATTCATTGTCCCAGCCATTGCCCTGGCTGGAGTTGGCATTCTGGCCTGGAGAAGGAGGCCCCGAG AGCAAAATGGAATCATCTACCTTCCTACACCAGCTCACGATGGGAGATAG
- the LOC100511275 gene encoding major histocompatibility complex class I-related gene protein isoform X2, which yields MLPLITVLTVKHSDARTHSLRYFRLGISDPGHEMPEFISVGYVDSYPITTYDSVSRQKEPRAPWMAENLEPDHWERYTQLLRGWQQTFKAELKQLQRHYNHSGLHTYQRMIGCELLEDGSTTGFLQYAYDGQDFIIFNKDTLSWMAVDNVAHITKQAWEANWHELQYQKNWLEQECVAWLRRFLEYGKDTLQRTEPPLVRVYHKETVPGITTLYCRAHGFYPPEISMTWMKNEEEMVQEMDYGDILPSGDGTYQTWVSVELDSQSSDVYSCHVKHCGVHTVLQGARELETMLLVLKAGAGFIVPAIALAGVGILAWRRRPRGAQSLESMKYLITI from the exons GGACTCACTCTCTGAGATATTTTCGCCTGGGCATTTCGGATCCTGGCCATGAGATGCCTGAATTTATTTCAGTTGGGTACGTGGATTCTTACCCCATCACCACGTATGACAGTGTCTCTCGGCAGAAGGAGCCGCGGGCCCCGTGGATGGCGGAGAACCTGGAGCCCGATCACTGGGAGAGGTATACGCAGCTGCTGCGGGGCTGGCAGCAGACGTTCAAGGCGGAACTGAAGCAGCTGCAGCGTCACTACAATCACTCAG GGCTTCACACTTACCAGAGAATGATTGGCTGTGAGTTGCTGGAGGATGGGAGCACCACAGGATTTCTCCAATATGCATATGATGGGCAGGATTTCATTATCTTCAACAAAGATACGCTCTCCTGGATGGCTGTGGATAATGTGGCTCACATCACCAAGCAGGCATGGGAGGCCAATTGGCATGAGTTACAGTATCAGAAGAACTGGCTGGAACAAGAATGTGTTGCCTGGTTAAGGAGATTTCTGGAGTACGGGAAAGATACCCTACAAAGGACAG AACCCCCACTGGTTAGAGTCTATCACAAAGAAACTGTTCCAGGGATCACAACTCTTTACTGCAGAGCTCATGGATTTTACCCCCCAGAAATTTCCATGACATGGATGAAAAACGAGGAAGAAATGGTCCAAGAAATGGATTATGGAGACATTCTTCCCAGTGGGGATGGGACCTATCAGACATGGGTGTCAGTTGAGCTGGATTCTCAGAGCAGCGACGTGTACTCGTGTCACGTGAAGCACTGCGGGGTCCACACGGTTCTTCAGGGTGCCCGGG AATTGGAAACTATGCTTCTGGTGCTGAAAGCTGGTGCTGGATTCATTGTCCCAGCCATTGCCCTGGCTGGAGTTGGCATTCTGGCCTGGAGAAGGAGGCCCCGAG GGGCTCAGTCATTGGAATCTATGAAGTATTTGATAACAATCTaa